A region of the Silene latifolia isolate original U9 population chromosome 9, ASM4854445v1, whole genome shotgun sequence genome:
ttcgtactatttctaaacatttcaagctaccacttttgatccattgttaaaagtttatgttactcttacaaaaccctacctattttaaaggtttgaaaatgagaattcgatttagttctccttttgttttacgagtataacttctttttatggatttttaattgctaaacccgagttacttttaactttgctcaatttctaactagctttgatctacttatgatttcgttgtcaagagtttaatattatattttcaggaatttgtcttccttttgaatttagaaatgaagcctctacttctattttgacctttgcaaaagaaaatttgaatgaattgccttttcttttgattttgacgttgatcggatgttagaactcgttatttgaaacgtttaataacttgttctacgcttgtcgacgagtgacttttgtcttagatttgtctttgacttggaaagttagcgttcttgtgtgcacgacaagagcaatttcgttccatgaatgaggcttatacttttgaaaactcttcattaatgtttttgaaagtattttgattttcgatttatacaaatgatttgcttttgaccatatcttcgatttggaatgtgatgttcttgaatgcgcaacgagagcattttcgttcctttgatgagaactggtctgtcggaaaattttatttgagacttcgaaaggattttgattcttacgataagtaaccttttagtGTTTTGGTTACCATttttaaaagttcagttttactttttataacctttcttttctaccttcaagtttcgaggacgaaactttttaaaagatggggagattgtaacacccgcgaattttccattttgacatttataatttatttaaccatctactgtcttatttatattttaaattaattaatttaattgatttcattattaaacatgatttttataaatattatatttttaaagcttatcttatacaaaaataaatattttggtcggataataataataataataataataatctccgtcttgagttatggtaggcttgagacgaaaattctagtggaaaccgactcaatttgaaTTGTTGGGCTTTATATAACTCATGGgctttttccttctcttttcccttcacaaaacccccaactaaaccctcataactccatctccctcactcctaaattctgaaatttcccaacaaacacacaactacaacaccattgttacacaacttccacctTCTTCACTAAAttggccataaaaccttcatttctcatcggttttcaacgattttcgcgtctatctcttcctctcatcgccctccatctttctaggtaagaaagataccgactttcctccttatatagggctgtcgagccatttatacatggtaccctttttctaatttcgattcttagtcttattttgtgttttcttatgtttaggagaaagtttagttgacccggaagtggattcttgaaaggtagacgagtctattgtggatttaagtgcaaaaaggtaacggtgatgggttactcgacttacatgtcaaaattgtgtgttttatgtgtGGTTGGATGCATATAGATGTTAAAGTTGGTAACTTTCATGTTTCATCCCATTGTTGTGTTGAATGAAGTAGTTTATGAGGATCTTCATATGTTTGAGTGGAATGCTATCTTATTTTAAGGTTCATGGTTGATGTCATATGTTTAAATTACCCTAACATGCCAAATTTGctgagtattcatcatattagaAAGAGTATGAAGTGATTAAATGAAAGATAGTTGAATTTGAAGGACTTTGGATGTTGTTTAATGGAATTTGCGTGTACAgtgatcccctgccggtgggccggcagccggcctacccaaccggcagcgagtaTATGCGAGTTTGATGTCTTTTATTATAGGGTGtactccctgccggtgggccggcagccggtggaccggcagagaatacacattgagcattgttgaccttgtttaccttgacctgtattccctgccggtgggccggcagccggtggaccggcagagaatacacttcCAACTATTTTGACTTTGTTTTACCTTGGCttgtattccctgccggtgggccggcagccggtggaccggcagagaatacacctgCTTCTATTTTTTTAGCCTTGTTTCACCTTAGCatgaatcctctgccggtgggccggcagccggtgcccacgCCGGCAGAGAGCACCTGGTAATCATTATACTCTTATGTttatacatgcttcacatgaattgtttacgttatgtttgggCAATCATTGTtgctcgtatttgtgacccgagcGTGACGTTtgacattgtgagactactcgacattccttatttatttgccctcagaccttgggtcacggttaggtgccatggtctccgagttgggctatttttcctttcgcctcttcggaccgggggtcacggttaggtgacaaggttccgatttggggttactcgactttcgggcacggttaggtgtaccatgtttcgagtcttggatacgatttggtatcgtttgtcgaatcgggtgtcgtccatcccgagagtctggccaggtttagactaggaccgtattatgatcgtcgtcctaccaagaggttggagtctaggggtctgtcttgtttgagtcaaagcctttgtaaatgtcttgctgattatggtcattggcgtgttcttatatacgagagttcacGTCTCCTACTGTTTgcgagagtcttggtcctatcggatactagtggtgagacgcaagcccctagttgcgatatgatcgccgggattgatgttcccatccgttcttatggtgagatgcaagccataagtatgaatgtgacattagtagccacgtcccgtgctatggttgttaagaggttttcaaagtaatggctattggtttccatccgtacattttctatttaattgacccgttatttaccttcttcatatgattcgatgcctaatctcatatccatgttttggttaccttgaatgcatgtttaatataatgtaccatgcctatctcattaagaatgcaatgtgcctatctcattaagaatgcaatgtgcctatctcattatgattatcgtttatatccctttgttcattattattcaagtatgatgtatgatctATATGTTTAAATAAGTTTTTGCTTACGTGTATTTTGACATAtagtggctgggagaaccctgagttactccccactgactgtggcgttcatgtttacatgaatgacaggtttgtgatgcagattatggggaagacgtgtgagctagcgagaacgttgacccttggaccctAGTTATAGtctgcttagactcacctatcgttagacttgtgtttattcgtggatatcttttccccaacgcacttgtttttAATACTAAaatttaattatctttcttttcattttgtttgatcacttatggtggatttcgcattttaaacttttaaaggttttaaaaatctcgcaTTTTCCGCTTTAAAtaaatagttcttttgatgccctatcgaggggtgtcacattgcatttgcagctatttatgcctaagccttgctaattgacatattattagtagaatcatatatgcatagtctacgagttttcgttaaatttcttgctgaacttgagacttgacttaaaattttggcaaactacatcattttctgaggcttagagcctataactggtgacattcataaccagtttatttaggattgtgagtagtactccttatgagacatgttacattaatttgcataaatatgaacttaatctgcttaatacatgtgtgcattcggtctgtggttagttgacacatgtggaagaggtccccttttctcattttacccataagcttcacactgccaaaaatagcctttttgtcccgtttactacatcctacatttagcctgcccttgtcaagctagtagtttacgttcttgggattgttacttcatttttggtagctaatgctcattttgagatgatgttgggaagagatgaaaaagggaagaaaggaacaaaaggaaaaaagaaaaaaaaaagaaaaaaatgattcgaaaaagaaaaaaaagtgctGTACTGTTTAaatacggtcgatcgactgcccattctGGTCCATTGACTGCCGCCCGAGAAagagaaaaatcaaaatcacatgGTTTGAATCTTTATAAGTTGGTGATTTacactcccatgtttcatttgtatcttatggggagttgtttaattatggagattgtgagatttgtgcttgaaaattagcaccgtttcgattgaaattttgagcaagaagttggatggtttattaatttggttcccttagttactagcttggcttttaactctgtttttatccaaatttacttttgcctcttcttacccgtcacctcacatatccatatttacctcggcatgtgtcatgatcatctgtttggttggaatgcatatgtacggttgtagagattactttcatattatattgcaggcatgttgttataggtcgtagttaggtgagtgtcactaacaagatgaattctttctatcttttacatatttcCACCTGCAcctatttgagtgatttgagcgacccgtgagagttcataatgataagtctctatcgttgacggttcaacagtttttgacgactttataactcgtttgcatgattcatattgctaattgattgttagttaatgcattaaattggtttaggctattcggtttgcatttcgctttgagattgaactcgttccattaggttttaggatcgagtctagttcttgcttggggacaagcaagggtttggtttggggaagtttgatgcgtgtcctaaatatgatgttttacaccccattttacacgcatttcagagctcatttgtgtagtttatacTACTATTTatcccatttcgtctactttcatgtttttatgtaatattgcagatttatgcggaaatgagtagaaattgagctaaatccgttcccgagtatcttgcattgcatttgacgtgaagtatttactcaaggaacgagcttggtgcgtatttcgaggcccgaaagacaaatccacgagaagttagaagtcaagtatcagctacttcagtcgatcgaccgctgcccttagtcgatcgaccaacccacgagttccagtagctactgttcaacgaagagcagtcgatcgactgccttgcatggtcgatcgaccaagccgctaattctgacgtgaataagaagatcgagaatttagaagcccattgtgttttaggttttggaataaagttacgtatattcctatataacgtaacttaggttTTGGGGACAATAATCAAGTTTTTATCATTGAGTTCGAAGATACGATTCAACATCCATAGTTTAGTTCgttctttaataaagtttctGTTTTGCATTCGGTTATGATCTTCCCTTTACAATTCCTTtacacggtattcttctgttcttattCAGTTCTATTGCTtccattcgtagtatagaattgctaggttagatctcccgaaaccaatttatcgctttatgttaatCGCTTGTTTAGATAATTTAAGAATGatttcgaatgttttaattgttaagtttattgctgtttttattttgagtatgagtagctaaatcccctgtgctaggatgtagggaatctgtagcgtaGACAACATTAGAATAGGACGACCTAgagcgcgccatggtcgatcgactggtcttcctggtcgatcgaccgaccacgtgagatatgcttcgttttaattaatttaatttctatgtttgacgaatcgagtgcacgcgactagttgaatgttaaggatttgaccgacccaataaagatcgaaagatagggaagggagatagcctacctaattaagacgactagattaatgagatcgagagataagttaatttagcctttttagtcacttttcaggacgaaagttagcattagtgatattaggaacctgtagcgagatcgagagatgctacctgtgagagtggaccgagaggacctcttattttcccgtctcacgtgtttgttttagacctacctagtatctTTCGCGCCGAAACTAcggtgaaccgaccgtcttagcacccttttaatatctgttttcatcaattagcttagtttactgttcttttattgccattagtatagaacaaatcaaatcaaacccccacttttgttaccttggacttaaaattagacaactaataattgcatcgcctccctgtggttcgaccctgttaccactagcttctgttagttttaataggtattataaattttatctttggtgcacacaacgacgggcatcatgGAGATAAGCAAATGCACTAGAATAACAAAAATTAGCtcaaaacactatgataagtgctaaatgacatataaaatggagctaatatagtGGATGAAAATGTGTAAAATATGCACTTATAATCTTGATTTTCAAGGTTGGGGTGATGTGAGTCGGTTTTCGGGTCCTACTTACCCGGTTGAGGTTGTCCAATTTTTCGCTTCGGTCAAAGTTAAAGATGGTGTTGCATGCACTTGTTAATGGTGTTGATGTTACCGTTTCTATTGACAATTTTCGTTCCGCCTTTAAGGTTCCTCATGATGGAATCGATATTAATCCAAGTTTGGAATGGTCCAATATAGATGATGATAAACAATTAGTCATTAAAAAGTATTTTGATGAGGTTGGGTCGGATAATGGTAATATTGTGGTCCgacctctctcggcaaaaatcaagtttcttttgaactttttgtggaataCGGTTGTGTCGCGAAGGGGTGGACgggataaggtgtcgagttatgaggctATTATTGTGTATTCTTGGTTGGAGGGTCGAAAAGTTAATTTGGCTAGTCTTGTTCTTAACCGTATTGTTCAAACGAGTCTAACCGCCACCAAGGAGAAATTTTGTACCACTCTTGAccttccatatgggatgtggatATTAAGATTATTGGAGATAAAACAAGTTATGGGACAGGATAGCTACGGTGTTAGTGCAAAGGATAGTATGTGTGATCGTGTAATCAAGTTGATGGGTCTCAGGTTTGAAGGACCCGAGTTAGTATTTGCTAAGAATATGGAAAAGAGTCCTAGTGATAGTGGAGTGGTGGCTGTGGAAGTCAAATTGAAGGCTTTTATGGGGTATTTAATGGCTAAGGTTTAGGAGCAAACCACGGCATTAGCCACGACCATGTCTCGGGTTGGACCTTCACGGTCCTTGGATGGTGGATTGGATAGTGCTCGGGTTTATGAGTGAATGGACGGGGTTGATAAGAGGCGCACGGGTTTTGAGAGGGATTTGTTGGCAATTCGTGAGGAAGTGTTCCAACATAGTCATCGTCTCACTTATCTCACGAGCCAAGGAGGTGCGTTGGTTATGCACGAAAAAGCAATGAAGGCCGATCAAGCTCTTACTTTGGAGGCGACAAAAGCCTTGTCTTTGAAGGTCCTTAACTTTGAGACGAGCCTTCAAGCTCAAGCTACACTTGTGAGGAGCTCTTTTGATCGTCTTGATGCCTTGGAACATCGTACTCGTCCCGATTACGTTAACCCATATAAGACCCGTCAAATTTAGCCTTGCCTTACCTCTCGCCTATTTTCACACTTTCCTTTATTAGCTTTAAGTTCTTTTGATTTTCTAATGGTGTATTTTGCATCTTAATACTCTCtaccattcggcccattttggcaagctacttgtggttatggcccaagtagtTCTAAACATGTTGTTCATTCGGCCCACTTGGCATAAGACATGTTTTCTTTTGTTTGTATGTTACATTAATTCGTAGGTACTTATGTTTGTCTATAGTTTATTTGTTTCCTATATCGTTCTTATCTCTTGTCTCATCATGTATTATTCAgtcattttatgtttgttcttatcttttcgatgatgtcaagagggggaaagaacgaccatggtaagcatctacctaagcttgctccttgtcaagaccaattgtctcttaaagtcctttaaGTTTCGATcttgtgttaatcatttgatCTTGgttgatctttatctataaagatgacggtattgTATTGAGGAGGAactatatacttagtcacaattttaggagacttgccatcatcaaaaaagAGGAATTTactgaaccatatagaatatatgtttatgttttgatgatgtcaagagtgctttactgTTTATATACTTGTTGAGCGTAATTGTTTATTTAAGTCCCTTCAGATTAGACTTACTATTTGACAAGCTTAaagaattgtgatgaaagtatacaagactattactatgatcaagccctcaattacgGATCAAGATTTTGCAATATTgtggaagaattattcaagcatcgtgagaagacgaagctcgtctaaagtttaatcaagcttgaatgatgaagtagccaACACTCGAAGATCTcataagaagattagaatagtgtaggtgtttatctcgtaatggtaacatatGAGTGGATTTCTtatattggtaaagttatagcttgacaactataacattacttatgtAAGAGCTTAATCTTAtaactcttctactataacattgagatgctgagtttatattACACACGACTTGAGAAGTTTTCAAattattttgaaaaatgtttttgtttcttttaaatgttctagcaaaagtatttatttaataaggaAGCTCATAATTAATTAGAGTGTGGTTTTGCTTTaaacttataattagtaattatgttgaatcaacttatgagttgagtcatattactaattagggttttactaaggcatactcttaaaccctaaaatctAACCTAACTTCAAGCTAGGGTTTTTCACGAAAAACGAGGTATATGGGCCGTGGTTATTTCGTGTAAACCTAATGGATAAAAGAttattattgttaagattttattctctagaattatcttaacatatcttttatatttagcttgatatctttatttatgataaagatattcttgatatggaaaatcttatcatatctcaagatttaaggaaagaataataggagAATATCTTATAaattatcttttggaatattctctattatctcttagggttttaaggaaagaaataacaaaGATACGATTGTTTTCATATCTTATATTTCAGCATTAGGGTTTCTTGTGAAACCGTGTGCCATGCTCCttctttctctataaatactttgcctttgcaacttttaaaagtaagacctttaagcataaattgattttattttcaagagcaaaaaaccgtgtgtttcaaaacaagaaaaccgttttgcaaATTTTCCAAAAGGCCGTGTGTTTATAACTCGTGCATTCATTAATTCGTTattgttataagataatagtgctcaatcgatttcttactcgttcattaacgtgaacttttagtagaatcattaagtgctttcttattagcgtaaattagttactcgagtatttaacggtactcacttgagttacaactagggttagttgtacgagttgggttagtaaatttgtaatccgtagaaaggtactaaatttattaatcgagaatagtggacgtaggtttcgattgtgaaactgaaccacttcaaaaaatTGTGCGTCTCTCTCTTTCGTTCATTTACTTATTTCGTTCTTGttcgttaattagttaattagttaaagtttaatcaataaactttaaataattagcTATACATATACAAACGAAAAAGTAGGTAAAAGTTTTTAATCTTCAATcgaccccccctcttgagtatttcggatcgatagactcttcaggcTTTCTAGCTCCGTCTTCTTAATTCCTCTAGTTAATGCTCAAGGAATCAAAAGTTGATGTTTAATGCCTTatttaatcacccggttaaacTCTTCAATTAGCATCCTAAGCTTCACTAAGCATCCAATGTTTCCACCTTAGTTGGACTTCaaatcttgggcttgactttgcataagactTCATTTTGCATTTCTCATTTAAATCCATATCTTTATCCAATGTTTGCTTCAcacttagccttgcttctagtttCTTGCACAAGTGATGGAATATGCTTCTAAAAGTTCAACTTCCTAGAAAATGTGACAAAacatgcaaagacaactagaatacaatattagctcataaaaacactaaggttagtgcaataAACATAAATATTAGAGCCAAAATATGGGgcaaaagtatatataaaatgaacacatcaaAAAGTGGTGCCGCCCCACTAACTATCAAttcaaattttatttttatttcaattaAGAAAATGTATGTTAACAATTCATTTACTCCATATGTACAACCTATGATACTCCGTATCTTTTTTATGCTACTAAGAAGTTAGAAGGTAACAAGTTCAATGTGTGTTTTTTAACTAAGCAACTACCACACCTTCCGTCTCTATTAGTCATTTATTACTTGCTTTCATTAGTTATATAACACTAAATCATCACAATTATTGCAACTCCTAACCAACTTTTATTCATGGAAAATCCTTTTGTTTTTGCCATGGTGGTGTCCACCATACTAGCAATAATGACAGTGAGAGGAGAGGATTGCTCGAAAAACAATACAAAAACTCAAGAACAATATTTGATAAGCAATGCTAGAAAAGCACAAAATGCTAAGAAATGTGATCTTTACGCAGGAAGATGGGTTTATGATAATTCTTACCCTCTTTACGATGCGGGTGAATGTCCCTTTATTGAAAAACAGTTTAACTGTGAAACTAATGGAAGATATGACAAAGATTATCTTAAATTTAGTTGGAAGCCTTTCCATTGCTTTTTACCAAGGTAAATAAAGGATCGGTTATAACTTTACCGTCTTTGATGTCGTATTTGTAAGGATGTATTCGTTAATTCTGAATTTATGCAGGTTTGATGGAGTTGATTTCTTGGAGAAATTAAAAGGGAAGAAAATAATGTTTGTAGGGGATTCGATAAGCCTAAATCAATGGCAATCACTAGTGTGCCTACTGCATACAACTACTCCTAATGCTTTGTATGCTATAACTAGGTCCGGTGGCTTCTCTGAAGTTAAGTTTCTGGTTAGTCTTCTTTTTCTTGATTGAGTTAATTCTTTTGTTACTCAAAGAAATTTTAAGTTAATACAAGTGACGGAGATATAATAAATTCATAAGTTAAGATTTGTGACCGAAACGGTAAGAGATGTCTAAACATGGAAGGATATTAATACACAaatatttttacaaaattagttttAAAATGTGTTTATTTGAATTTCAAGGAGACAACTAGTTAACCCTTTACTTTCCTCGCCCCACTTTTAGTCAACACAGTGTCGGTATGCAATTTTGTATTGGCGGAATGTTGTTGAGTTCATAGAAGCTTATATGAATTTTGATAAAATAGCTTTGGCGACATAGTTAAAAAATGAAGCACGTTCCTGCATAGTTAATTCGATTTGTACAACAAACTccaaatagttttttttttcctgAAAGATTTTGTGATGTTCATTTGCTTAAAATAAACTTTCATCTTAAGAATTTTTTTCTATTAGTGATTATTTCATTTGTGATTGTATATTGGACTAGAAGAAAAACTAAAATTTATAGCTAATGTTTTGTGTTACATTCGTAATCAAATGCAGGAGTACAATGCTTCTTTGATGCTAATGAGAGATGCATTTCTTGTAAAAGTTGTGAGATATAAGAAATTAGGGAAGATTTTGAATCTAAATATGGTGAGCCATGGTGAATCATGGAAGGGAATCAACGTCCTCATCTTCAACACTTGGCATTGGTGGCTACATAAAGGACGTAAACAAGTGTAAGCATTGACAAAATCAGAAGAATTTCCTTACGATTATCTGCTGAAAAATTTCTTATTATTACTCCATACCATATAAAAATTAtagtttatttcaaaaaaaaattcactaCAAAATTTgacaaaacacacacacacaaaaagaAGTTTTAATTATGGAGTCTTAAGGACCCCTGTCCCCAAACTATATTTGCGCTTGAGTACAAGTTGTAGTCCATATTATTCATTGTTAACTAACATTTTTCAACACAAATTCTTGTATAATAGTGCTGTCGTTATTAGTGACATTATGATAATAGATCCATAGAGTTACTCATGTAAAATAATACGTCCTCTGTTCTAGTCATTTGTTTAACCGTTTTTCTAATTCTTTGTGAGAGTTATTTTAATCAGAAATA
Encoded here:
- the LOC141599820 gene encoding protein trichome birefringence-like 43, with translation MENPFVFAMVVSTILAIMTVRGEDCSKNNTKTQEQYLISNARKAQNAKKCDLYAGRWVYDNSYPLYDAGECPFIEKQFNCETNGRYDKDYLKFSWKPFHCFLPRFDGVDFLEKLKGKKIMFVGDSISLNQWQSLVCLLHTTTPNALYAITRSGGFSEVKFLEYNASLMLMRDAFLVKVVRYKKLGKILNLNMVSHGESWKGINVLIFNTWHWWLHKGRKQVWDYIKDGRKLYQEMDRLVAYEKGLRTWARWVDKNLDTTRSKVYFQGVSPDHMRGAHGKVPKPRTCVGETKPGPNLMTHVQSGERILEKVIGEMRKPVHLLRINRMSQLRRDGHPGIYGIGRHRLPDCTHWCLPGVPDTWNHLLYASLFNYTHSV